The following proteins are encoded in a genomic region of Stutzerimonas stutzeri:
- a CDS encoding DUF6916 family protein, which produces MLNLISAEHFLQLQGQVCEFAADTGETLLLRVDSVNLKPNARMPSASAETRVPFSVGLTAMQPTGFMDGSCTVELPQLGRVSQLMVLREAALDRDPTQHYFQILFN; this is translated from the coding sequence ATGCTGAACCTCATCAGCGCGGAGCATTTTCTCCAACTGCAAGGCCAGGTCTGCGAGTTCGCCGCGGATACGGGTGAAACACTGTTGCTCCGGGTAGACTCGGTCAATCTGAAGCCCAACGCCCGCATGCCCAGTGCCTCGGCGGAAACGCGCGTGCCGTTCTCGGTCGGGCTGACTGCCATGCAGCCAACCGGATTCATGGACGGCAGCTGCACGGTAGAGCTGCCGCAACTGGGCCGAGTCTCGCAGTTGATGGTGTTGCGCGAAGCGGCGCTGGATCGTGACCCCACGCAGCACTATTTCCAGATTCTGTTCAACTGA
- a CDS encoding GNAT family N-acetyltransferase, translated as MSDLSSLADGIGMRPARPSDEPFLQRLYQSSRADLQWIDGEAELIDTVVANQYQVQQAGMGAHYPNAMHLVIEKAGSTIGAVTVDFGHNEVRLIYLALIPAVRGRGYGKIVLRGVQRAAQQVASPVAVVVWRNNVEARRLYLELGFRVEETQPVADRLVWYPSVALS; from the coding sequence ATGAGCGATCTTTCATCCCTGGCGGACGGTATCGGTATGCGTCCGGCCAGGCCGAGCGATGAGCCTTTTCTACAACGCCTGTATCAATCGAGCCGGGCGGATTTGCAATGGATCGATGGCGAAGCCGAACTGATTGATACCGTGGTCGCCAACCAATATCAGGTGCAGCAAGCGGGAATGGGCGCCCATTACCCCAATGCCATGCATTTGGTTATCGAAAAAGCCGGCTCGACGATTGGCGCGGTAACGGTCGATTTCGGTCATAACGAGGTGCGCCTGATCTACCTCGCGCTGATTCCCGCCGTGCGCGGGCGGGGTTACGGGAAGATCGTCCTGCGGGGCGTACAGCGCGCGGCGCAACAAGTCGCCAGCCCGGTTGCGGTCGTGGTGTGGCGCAACAATGTGGAGGCCAGGCGGCTATATCTGGAGTTGGGCTTCCGGGTCGAGGAGACCCAGCCGGTGGCCGACCGCCTGGTCTGGTATCCCTCGGTTGCGCTCAGTTGA
- a CDS encoding sulfotransferase family protein codes for MASLTVAPQAVDEMHGWLPIRAWPGDGEWRVDWCWFGEQQLTQPFYRDEVDLALRLPFNQAFRRDTPLAALLDWQAASPGLMPTAFVFHASRCGSTLLAQMLARLDTHIVLSEPPPLDQLLRAHYRSELQGAEQHAAVRAMLSALGQRRNARASHLVVKLDAWNLYELPLLRRCFPDTPWLFLYRDPLEIAASHWQQPGMHMVPGLIGESPLNLAGEPSTPREAFIARRLGRLLQTAVDLHRQYGGLLLNYNELPMALDGRLRTLFGLDAAQVAAALASSGQNAKRPEQVFVADGQGKRDGACASLREAVSRWAAEPYQDLEALRLRQLG; via the coding sequence ATGGCGAGCCTGACGGTTGCTCCGCAGGCGGTCGACGAGATGCACGGCTGGTTGCCGATCAGGGCCTGGCCAGGCGACGGCGAATGGCGTGTCGACTGGTGCTGGTTTGGCGAGCAGCAATTGACCCAGCCGTTCTATCGCGATGAGGTGGATCTGGCGCTGCGATTGCCGTTCAATCAGGCGTTTCGTCGCGATACGCCATTGGCGGCGCTTCTCGACTGGCAGGCGGCGAGCCCGGGTCTGATGCCCACTGCGTTCGTCTTTCACGCGTCGCGCTGTGGCTCGACCCTGCTGGCGCAGATGCTGGCGCGGCTCGATACACACATCGTGCTGTCCGAACCGCCGCCGCTGGATCAGTTGCTGCGCGCGCATTACCGCAGCGAGCTGCAGGGTGCTGAGCAGCACGCGGCTGTTCGCGCCATGCTCTCGGCGCTGGGCCAGCGTCGTAATGCTCGAGCGTCACACCTGGTGGTCAAGCTGGATGCCTGGAATCTTTATGAGCTGCCGCTGCTCCGTCGCTGCTTTCCCGATACGCCCTGGTTGTTCCTCTACCGCGACCCGCTGGAAATCGCGGCCTCGCATTGGCAACAGCCGGGCATGCATATGGTGCCTGGCTTGATTGGCGAGTCGCCGCTGAACCTGGCGGGCGAACCATCGACGCCGCGCGAGGCCTTCATTGCTCGTCGCCTCGGTCGGCTCCTGCAAACCGCTGTCGATCTGCATCGTCAATATGGCGGTCTGCTACTCAATTACAACGAGCTGCCAATGGCGCTGGACGGCAGGTTGCGCACGCTGTTCGGACTCGATGCCGCTCAGGTCGCCGCGGCCCTGGCGAGCAGTGGGCAAAACGCCAAACGGCCGGAGCAGGTCTTTGTCGCGGATGGCCAGGGTAAGCGTGACGGCGCTTGTGCGTCGTTGCGTGAGGCGGTCAGTCGCTGGGCTGCGGAGCCCTATCAGGACCTCGAGGCGCTGCGTCTGCGGCAGCTGGGTTAA